A genomic region of Campylobacter corcagiensis contains the following coding sequences:
- a CDS encoding DNA type IV secretion system protein ComB10 encodes MKKGKNWLFFSIFILLSLPLFAEELSDEQIRNLQNEKDLNHLFENSKFPVDDYIYKAGKRKPNQESQDLTKILKQKADELPQAAKSVEQIANEQEQMAQRAKEKEEELIEKQANLKQSMQIDSQTAYENKMRRLLRAQILANRNNEIKNADQASSKYGVDGFSNQQSIDISTNEHRLYRTIRAGRMIPAILTTAISSDLSGIVTAQIEQDIYATMGRAVLIPRGSKAIGFYENNTEIGHERLEIRWREIITPQGVNILLTDALVADNMGMTGAIGAVNNKYWERYGIPYTISTLTNALLLVIASKVDKGGSSYTQEIYSDSRSDIGTVVQDMIQQQSKIKPTIEIQSGSRVFLVPTNHMWFSKPKNGEVLMKYFEE; translated from the coding sequence ATGAAAAAGGGAAAAAATTGGCTGTTTTTTAGCATTTTTATCTTGTTATCTCTTCCCCTTTTTGCAGAAGAGCTAAGTGATGAGCAAATAAGAAATTTACAAAATGAAAAAGACTTAAACCATCTTTTTGAAAATTCAAAATTTCCAGTTGATGATTATATTTATAAAGCTGGAAAGAGAAAACCAAACCAAGAAAGCCAAGATTTAACCAAAATTTTAAAACAAAAAGCAGATGAATTACCACAAGCCGCAAAATCAGTAGAGCAAATAGCAAACGAACAAGAGCAAATGGCACAAAGAGCTAAAGAAAAAGAAGAAGAGCTAATAGAAAAACAAGCAAATTTAAAACAATCTATGCAAATAGATAGTCAAACTGCATACGAAAACAAGATGAGAAGACTACTAAGAGCTCAAATTTTAGCCAATAGAAACAATGAAATCAAAAATGCAGATCAAGCGTCTTCTAAGTATGGAGTAGATGGCTTTTCTAATCAGCAAAGCATAGATATAAGCACAAATGAACATAGACTATACAGAACAATAAGAGCTGGACGAATGATACCTGCAATTTTAACAACAGCTATAAGTAGTGATTTAAGCGGAATAGTAACTGCTCAAATAGAGCAAGACATATATGCAACTATGGGTAGAGCTGTATTGATACCTCGTGGAAGTAAGGCTATAGGCTTTTATGAAAACAATACAGAAATAGGACACGAAAGACTAGAAATTAGATGGAGAGAGATAATTACACCGCAAGGTGTTAACATCTTACTAACAGACGCATTAGTAGCAGATAATATGGGAATGACAGGAGCAATAGGGGCAGTAAACAATAAATACTGGGAGAGATATGGCATACCTTATACAATCTCAACACTTACAAACGCACTGCTTTTGGTAATTGCTTCAAAGGTTGATAAAGGTGGTAGTTCTTATACGCAAGAGATATACTCAGACTCAAGAAGCGATATAGGAACAGTAGTCCAAGACATGATACAACAACAAAGCAAAATAAAACCAACAATTGAAATCCAAAGTGGTAGTAGGGTATTTTTAGTGCCAACAAATCATATGTGGTTTAGCAAACCAAAAAACGGAGAAGTATTGATGAAATACTTTGAAGAGTAA